One Bacteroidota bacterium genomic window carries:
- a CDS encoding DUF1599 domain-containing protein, with the protein MANLPDTEAQFDAIVASCRRLFAQKTEDYGAAWTILRLPSLTDQIFIKAKRIRTLEIKGESRVGEGIEPEYVGIINYCVMALILHRQPELQPQGDVLQPLRAPVAEVLGLYDAQVAAIRSTLLKKNHDYGEAWRYMRPASFTDLILMKLLRIKQIEDHQGETRVSEGVDAGYEDIVNYSVFALIRRGWPIPV; encoded by the coding sequence ATGGCTAATCTCCCCGATACCGAAGCGCAATTTGATGCCATTGTAGCTAGCTGCCGCAGGCTATTTGCGCAAAAGACAGAAGACTATGGTGCTGCCTGGACCATCTTGCGCCTGCCGAGCCTGACAGACCAGATCTTTATCAAGGCCAAGCGCATACGTACCCTGGAGATAAAGGGGGAGAGCCGGGTGGGAGAGGGCATTGAGCCCGAATATGTGGGGATTATTAACTACTGCGTGATGGCGCTGATCCTGCACCGCCAGCCCGAGCTGCAGCCACAGGGCGATGTGCTACAGCCGCTTCGGGCACCGGTGGCCGAGGTGCTGGGCCTGTACGATGCGCAGGTGGCGGCCATACGCAGCACGCTGCTGAAGAAGAACCACGACTATGGCGAGGCTTGGCGCTACATGCGCCCCGCCAGTTTTACAGACCTGATCCTGATGAAGCTGCTGCGCATTAAGCAGATAGAAGACCACCAGGGCGAAACCCGCGTGAGCGAGGGGGTGGATGCCGGCTATGAGGATATTGTGAACTACAGCGTGTTTGCCCTCATCCGGCGCGGCTGGCCTATACCGGTATAA